The Deltaproteobacteria bacterium genomic sequence CCGGGTCACCCACGTCGACTTCTACGAGGTGGCGCTCGGGAGGAAGTTTCGCGTCGAGGTCCCGCTGCGGATCAAGGGGAAGGCGGTCGGCATCGAAATGGGTGGCATCCTCGACGTGGTCACCCGCAGCCTCGAGGTCGAGTGCACGCCCGACCACGTTCCCGAGTATCTTGAACTCGATGTCACCCCCCTCGGTGTCGGCGATTCGCTTCACCTTGCGGACGTCCGGTTCCCCGAGGGCGTCGTCCCGACCGAGAAGGATCTTCGGATGACCTTGGCGGCGGTCCATACGCCGAAGGCCGAGGCGGTGCCGGAGGTGGTCGAGGAGGCGGCGGTGGAAGGGGCCGAGGGCGCCAGCGTGGCGGAGGCCGGAGCG encodes the following:
- a CDS encoding 50S ribosomal protein L25; the protein is MAMTELTADRRQYTGKEINRKRRVEGKIPGVIYGKGLETRSIEFQRKPLEKFLDTARRGTVVVKMTVQDGAEGKESYAVLKETQTHPLTGRVTHVDFYEVALGRKFRVEVPLRIKGKAVGIEMGGILDVVTRSLEVECTPDHVPEYLELDVTPLGVGDSLHLADVRFPEGVVPTEKDLRMTLAAVHTPKAEAVPEVVEEAAVEGAEGASVAEAGAKEEKPEKEAKKPEKEAKKPEKEAKKKE